A window from Gopherus flavomarginatus isolate rGopFla2 chromosome 4, rGopFla2.mat.asm, whole genome shotgun sequence encodes these proteins:
- the LOC127049438 gene encoding uncharacterized protein LOC127049438: MLHIGLHGNREGVSWNIYGQHLKRPVVSLRNFFIFDHCPIPVDFQKWFHSSSQSRIVPPQGFNQRTLTNCSLTCSTEVQKSCYNLGSSYIQFFSEVDEVLYCEPISLSTLCLHSIHLGLVTQKLSASLCLPSGCACLQSFHCHNLPQRTCECIPLICELQGRPDFLCTAAKDNGDCQIFKSVTLECKVEKNKFVRQFSLL; the protein is encoded by the exons ATGTTACATATAGGACTTCATGGTAACAGAGAGGGTGTGTCATGGAATATATATGGACAACACCTCAAAAGACCTGTAGTTAGTTTAAG GAACTTCTTTATTTTCGACCACTGTCCTATCCCTGTTGACTTTCAAAAATGGTTTCATTCTTCATCCCAATCCAGAATCGTTCCACCTCAAGGTTTCAACCAGAGGACTTTGACTAACTGTTCCTTGACCTGTTCCACAGAAGTACAGAAATCATGTTATAATCTAGGAAGTAGCTATATTCAGTTTTTTTCAGAGGTGGATGAGGTTCTATATTGTGAGCCAATAAGTCTCTCCACACTTTGCCTCCATAGCATCCATCTTGGACTGGTTACTCAAAAACTTTCAGCCTCTCTTTGCCTTCCATCAGGTTGTGCCTGTCTTCAATCATTCCACTGCCACAATCTTCCTCAGAGGACTTGCGAGTGTATTCCACTGATTTGTGAGCTTCAAGGAAGACCAG ACTTTCTCTGCACAGCTGCCAAAGACAATGGTGACTGTCAAATTTTCAAATCTGTGACACTTGAGTGCAAAGttgagaaaaacaagtttgtccGTCAATTTTCACTGTTGTAA